The genome window CACAAAGGAAGGGCAATTTTGGTTTTAACCTGCACAAAGGAAGGGCAATTTGGGGTAAGTTCTGCACAAAGTAAGGGCATTTGCCTGAGAGGGGGCCGAAATTGAGGATTTTTTGGGGTTTTTATAAACCGGCAGAAACCCGGGTTAAGGGGGTCTCTGCCTTAAAGAGAAACTATATCAGAGGGAACTTCTCTGCAGGTCTAAGTCCTGTACGATCCTCTGATGGTGAATTCATTGTGAATCAAACCTACATTGTAAATAGTACATTGTTCATTGTACATTGATATATATCCCCCATTACTAATTACTAACTCCTCATTACTAATTGTTTTTTTTATCTTCCGCTTTCGGTTTTACCGTGCCAGCGGCCGATTCCTGTTGCAAGGTTATAGACATTCTCAAAGCCCATCTGCTTCATGAATTTGGTTGCCTGTCCGCTTCTGCTTCCGCTCTGGCAGTAAACATAGTAGGTCTTTGATTTGTCCAGCTTTTCAATTTTTTCCTTAAAGCTGCGGTCATAAATATCAATCAGTTTTGAGCCGGGTATCCGGATTGCCTGATACTCTTCTTTGGTGCGGACGTCAATCAGAACGCCGTTTTTATCGCTGTTTAATTTTTCTTCGAATGATTTAGAATCCAGATTATTAGAGGAACCTCCTCCGAATAAAGAACCGAACATGTATCTCCTGTTATTAATGAATTTTCAGTCTCGTATGATGCAGTCGGCTGATTGTGGATTCATTCTTTCTCTGCCGGGACTTTCGGCTATTTGAGCAGCATTATTTTAAGGGTCTTCGTGCTGTTTTGTGTCCTTAAAGCTGCAAAATATGTCCCCGAGGGAAGGTTTTCCGCATTAAACCGGATGTTCGTTGTACCCGCCTCCGCCTCTCCTCTGAAGAGAACCTTTACCTGCTCGCCGGCAAGATTATAAACCGAAAGAGTAACAAAGCTTTTCTGACCGAGAGTAATCCCCACGGTGGTTTCCGGGTTAAAAGGATTCGGGTACGCTGACAGAGTAAATAGCCCCGGTGCGGTAATATCTTCCTCTGCTGAAGAGGGGGCCGGAGGGAAAAAATATTCCAGAAGAAAATCTATATTCGCGCGCCAGAGTCCCCAGCTGTGCCCCTCCGGCAGTTCACTCCAGATCAGTTCATTCCCCTTTGCGGTCATCTGATCACGGAAGTTCCGCATATTGGTAAAGAGGGACTCATACGTGCCCCATACCGCCGCAAACTTCACCGGCTTAAAAGGAGCGTTGATAAAAAGATTATATACTTCATAGCTGTTGGGCCAGAACGCACCGGAGTGAAGTCCGCAGAGGCCAAACACTTCCGGGTAGTGGAATGATATATATCCGGAGATATTGCCGCCGAAGGAGTCCCCCGCGGTCATGCGTTTGTTTGCCTGCGCCTGAGTGCGGTACTGGGCATCTATATAGGGGACAAGCTGCTGTGCAAAGAACTCTGCATACTGCGCCCGTTTGCTGCCTGCGTATTCATCGTTCCGGTTATTGGGCCTTACAAAAACCCCGACCAGCGGTTCTATTTTTCCCGCGGCAGTAAGGTTATCCATCACAT of Ignavibacteriales bacterium contains these proteins:
- a CDS encoding rhodanese-like domain-containing protein, encoding MFGSLFGGGSSNNLDSKSFEEKLNSDKNGVLIDVRTKEEYQAIRIPGSKLIDIYDRSFKEKIEKLDKSKTYYVYCQSGSRSGQATKFMKQMGFENVYNLATGIGRWHGKTESGR
- a CDS encoding T9SS type A sorting domain-containing protein, which codes for MKQKLLLFVLLAASQISAQQQFSKWITYLNIAPSSVRDASIDSFMTANSGQLPYIENDTAVFIYRGTANTIQIAGDFNGWSPGYTMTRVSSSTLYYYKKAFENNARLDYKYVRNGSSWILDPHNPRTVTGGFGPNSELAMPGYIQPPEIIYNSAIPHGTVLTTQLTASNGAGTFQIKIYLPPGYGDNPQKRYQAAYFHDGFEYIDLASAVHVMDNLTAAGKIEPLVGVFVRPNNRNDEYAGSKRAQYAEFFAQQLVPYIDAQYRTQAQANKRMTAGDSFGGNISGYISFHYPEVFGLCGLHSGAFWPNSYEVYNLFINAPFKPVKFAAVWGTYESLFTNMRNFRDQMTAKGNELIWSELPEGHSWGLWRANIDFLLEYFFPPAPSSAEEDITAPGLFTLSAYPNPFNPETTVGITLGQKSFVTLSVYNLAGEQVKVLFRGEAEAGTTNIRFNAENLPSGTYFAALRTQNSTKTLKIMLLK